From Rhodoferax sp. AJA081-3, the proteins below share one genomic window:
- the rarD gene encoding EamA family transporter RarD produces the protein MNPGIIYATLAYMVWGLFPLYFRQIADVPALEVVMHRTVWSLLFVVLLLLVLKRWAWIGQVVRQPKVLGAFALSALLLSSNWLIYVWAVQNQHVLDASLGYFILPLVNVTFAYAFLGERPRRGQWMAVALAALGVVWLTVQTGRLPWVALALALTFGFYGLLRKVAVLGALEGLTLETMMLAPFALAYLVYGVAQGDSVLLQANASALGWLAIAGPLTAIPLLLFAAGARRIPMTTLGILQYVSPSILFLLSVTVFNESLQLPRLVGFALIWGALVVYSLEGLVNSRRVRLVQARGVA, from the coding sequence ATGAACCCTGGAATCATTTACGCCACCCTTGCCTACATGGTGTGGGGCCTGTTCCCGCTGTATTTTCGGCAAATCGCCGACGTGCCCGCGCTGGAGGTGGTGATGCACCGCACCGTGTGGTCCCTGCTGTTTGTGGTGCTGCTCCTGCTGGTGCTCAAGCGCTGGGCCTGGATAGGCCAGGTGGTGCGCCAGCCCAAGGTTCTGGGTGCCTTTGCGCTGTCGGCCCTGCTGCTGTCCAGCAACTGGCTGATCTATGTATGGGCGGTGCAAAACCAGCACGTGCTGGACGCCAGCCTGGGTTACTTCATCCTGCCGCTGGTGAACGTTACCTTTGCCTACGCCTTTCTGGGTGAACGCCCGCGCCGCGGCCAGTGGATGGCGGTGGCCTTGGCGGCGCTGGGTGTGGTGTGGCTAACCGTGCAGACCGGGCGGCTGCCCTGGGTGGCGCTGGCGCTTGCCCTGACCTTTGGCTTCTACGGCCTGCTGCGCAAGGTGGCGGTGCTGGGCGCGCTGGAGGGCCTGACGCTGGAAACCATGATGCTGGCGCCGTTTGCGTTGGCCTACCTGGTCTACGGTGTGGCACAGGGTGACAGTGTGCTTCTGCAAGCGAATGCCAGCGCCTTGGGCTGGTTGGCGATTGCCGGGCCGCTGACGGCTATCCCCTTGTTGCTGTTTGCCGCTGGCGCACGCCGCATCCCCATGACCACACTGGGCATACTGCAATACGTATCGCCCAGCATCCTGTTCCTGCTGAGCGTGACCGTGTTCAACGAGTCACTGCAGCTGCCGCGCCTGGTCGGTTTTGCATTGATCTGGGGGGCGCTGGTGGTGTACAGCCTGGAGGGCCTGGTCAATAGCAGGCGCGTGCGCCTGGTGCAGGCCCGCGGCGTGGCCTGA
- the gcvA gene encoding transcriptional regulator GcvA encodes MNALHRLPNLSALRAFEAAARHENFSRAAEEIHVTHGAISHQVRALEAELGVPLFTRNGKRVAITPQGLRFAQTVRNAFEDIADGVQQVRAHSQQKRLTVSCLPSFAARWLAPRLGKFIEAHPDTELVLQSSGQLQDLVRDGIDVGIRFGSGQYPGMEVELLMGDSYYPVASPRYQGGQLPKSPAQLKGARLLLSDEPWAPWLQAAKVAMTEPTGGVRFQDMSFVIRAALDGEGIGLVRHVVAEQEIAQGSLLRLFDVAVKCESQYYLAYSPGASEKPQVAAFLEWLRGEVARFKAQAGDLVA; translated from the coding sequence ATGAACGCCCTGCACCGTTTGCCCAACCTGTCCGCCCTGCGCGCCTTTGAAGCCGCCGCACGGCACGAGAACTTTTCACGCGCCGCGGAAGAAATCCACGTGACACACGGTGCCATCAGCCACCAGGTGCGGGCGCTGGAGGCCGAGCTGGGTGTGCCCCTGTTCACCCGCAACGGCAAGCGTGTGGCCATCACTCCGCAGGGCCTGCGGTTTGCGCAAACCGTTCGCAACGCCTTTGAGGACATTGCCGACGGCGTGCAGCAGGTGCGGGCCCACTCCCAGCAGAAGCGGCTGACCGTGTCCTGCCTGCCATCTTTTGCCGCCCGCTGGCTGGCGCCGCGCCTGGGCAAGTTCATCGAGGCCCACCCCGATACCGAGCTGGTGTTGCAGTCCAGCGGCCAACTGCAAGACCTGGTGCGCGATGGCATCGATGTGGGCATCCGTTTTGGCAGCGGCCAGTACCCGGGCATGGAGGTGGAGTTGCTGATGGGTGACTCTTACTACCCGGTGGCCAGCCCGCGGTACCAGGGCGGCCAGTTACCCAAGAGCCCGGCGCAACTCAAAGGTGCGCGCTTGTTGTTGTCCGACGAGCCCTGGGCACCGTGGCTGCAGGCGGCCAAAGTGGCCATGACCGAACCCACGGGGGGAGTGCGCTTCCAGGACATGTCGTTTGTGATCCGCGCTGCGCTGGATGGCGAGGGCATAGGCCTGGTGCGCCATGTGGTGGCCGAGCAGGAGATTGCCCAGGGCAGCCTGCTGCGCCTGTTTGACGTGGCGGTTAAATGCGAAAGCCAGTACTACCTGGCCTACTCGCCGGGTGCGTCGGAAAAGCCCCAGGTTGCGGCTTTCCTGGAATGGCTGCGGGGGGAGGTTGCGCGGTTCAAGGCCCAGGCTGGGGATTTGGTGGCTTAG
- the argB gene encoding acetylglutamate kinase — protein sequence MSDTTHIAPRDKAEILAQALPYIRKYHGKTMVIKYGGNAMTDPALQADFAEDVVLLKLVGINPVVVHGGGPQIENALKRLGKKGEFIQGMRVTDAETMEVVEWVLGGEVQQDIVGLINQAGGKAVGLTGRDGGMIRAQKLKMLDNTDPNVEHDVGQVGDIVSVDPSVVKALQDDAFIPVISPIGFGENNESYNINADVVAAKLATVLKAEKLMMLTNISGVLDKNGELLADLTARRIDELFADGTISGGMLPKIAGALDAAKSGVNAVHIIDGRVPHVLLLEILTDQAFGTMIRSH from the coding sequence ATGTCCGACACCACCCACATTGCCCCCCGCGACAAAGCCGAAATCCTGGCCCAGGCCCTGCCCTACATCCGCAAGTACCACGGCAAGACCATGGTTATCAAATACGGTGGCAACGCCATGACCGACCCGGCCCTGCAGGCCGACTTTGCCGAAGACGTGGTGCTCTTGAAGCTGGTCGGCATCAACCCGGTGGTCGTGCACGGCGGCGGCCCCCAGATTGAAAACGCCCTCAAACGCCTGGGCAAAAAAGGCGAGTTCATCCAGGGCATGCGTGTGACCGACGCCGAAACCATGGAAGTCGTGGAGTGGGTGCTGGGCGGCGAGGTGCAGCAGGACATCGTGGGCCTGATCAACCAGGCCGGTGGCAAGGCCGTGGGCCTGACCGGGCGCGACGGCGGCATGATACGCGCGCAAAAACTCAAGATGCTGGACAACACCGACCCCAATGTGGAACACGATGTGGGGCAGGTCGGCGATATCGTCAGCGTGGACCCCAGCGTGGTCAAGGCCCTGCAGGACGACGCCTTCATCCCCGTCATCAGCCCCATTGGTTTTGGCGAGAACAACGAGAGTTACAACATCAACGCCGACGTGGTGGCCGCCAAACTGGCCACCGTGCTCAAGGCCGAAAAACTGATGATGCTGACCAATATCAGTGGTGTGCTGGACAAAAACGGCGAGCTGCTGGCCGACCTGACCGCGCGGCGCATCGACGAGTTGTTTGCCGACGGCACCATCAGCGGTGGCATGTTGCCCAAGATTGCCGGTGCGCTGGACGCTGCCAAGAGTGGTGTCAACGCGGTGCACATCATCGACGGGCGTGTGCCCCACGTGTTGCTGCTAGAAATATTGACCGACCAGGCCTTTGGTACCATGATCCGATCCCATTAG
- a CDS encoding response regulator transcription factor, which yields MRLLLVEDDVMVASGIKLGLTGAGYAVDWVGSAERALEVTRSEAFDLAVIDIGLPGMDGLELTQSLRKEGHAMPVLILTARDALQDRVQGLDMGGDDYMVKPFELPELLARLRALLRRSQAATSATLSFGPLELDTALRQASVRSPDGASQPIELGPREWTVMEYLMLQAPKPANKDKLLQALTGWDKEITPNAVEVYISRLRGKLEPHGLALRSIRGFGYRLELLNPPTAAGPAAPAPAE from the coding sequence ATGCGACTCTTGTTGGTGGAAGACGATGTCATGGTGGCCAGCGGCATCAAGCTGGGGCTGACGGGCGCGGGCTACGCGGTGGACTGGGTGGGCAGCGCCGAACGTGCGCTGGAGGTCACCCGCTCCGAGGCCTTTGATCTGGCCGTCATCGACATCGGCCTGCCCGGCATGGACGGTCTGGAGCTGACCCAGAGCCTGCGCAAAGAAGGCCATGCCATGCCGGTGCTTATCTTGACAGCGCGTGACGCCCTGCAAGACCGGGTGCAGGGGCTGGACATGGGCGGCGACGACTACATGGTCAAACCGTTCGAGTTGCCCGAGCTGTTGGCCCGCCTGCGCGCACTCTTGCGCCGCTCACAGGCCGCTACCTCGGCCACGCTGAGTTTTGGCCCGCTGGAGCTGGACACGGCGTTACGCCAGGCCAGCGTACGCAGCCCGGATGGCGCCAGCCAGCCCATCGAGCTGGGCCCGCGCGAATGGACGGTGATGGAATACCTGATGCTGCAGGCCCCCAAACCGGCCAACAAAGACAAACTGCTACAGGCCCTGACTGGCTGGGACAAGGAAATCACGCCCAATGCGGTGGAGGTCTACATCTCCCGCCTGCGCGGCAAGCTGGAGCCCCACGGCCTGGCGCTGCGCTCCATCCGCGGCTTTGGTTACCGGCTGGAGCTTTTGAACCCGCCCACGGCAGCTGGCCCTGCAGCACCTGCACCCGCTGAGTGA
- a CDS encoding sensor histidine kinase — translation MASGLQRRLLLLLLAPLLLLAALNTWFDFRSADSAALEQDRQLLAMVPMMAASVVARGATDDAPPVLLMAPPLEDFLAQRPSLSAYAFVAREGSVLVGDSWLSGMPPATGEPEFSSQEFDGVTYRIVSQRVHTVAGDLVLRLADGSDPRQQWLRLLWLKVGLPNLVLAVAAFFAVNWAVRRALRPLIELKEAVESRSPRDLSALDAEGSPDEVRPLVLSLNRLFDLVNAQAESQRRFVADAAHQLRTPLAGLQAQVEAWAQAVGATAAKAHPEHVYMENSHLAPAELEGIAITLEASQVFKLRQAVRRTSQLANQLLALSRADARSANTQAMQRVDLRQLCEMLLETHLDAASAKEMDLGLEAVDVHATGHEWLLRELLGNLLDNAIRYTPRGGAITLRCGWAQEPGMDAAQPFLEVEDNGPGVPVAERTRMLERFYRLTGTQGEGSGLGLAIAEEIARVHHSHLQVLDGHGGRGLRMRLSLPA, via the coding sequence ATGGCTTCGGGTTTGCAGCGGCGGCTGCTGCTGTTGCTGCTGGCGCCCCTGCTGCTGCTGGCGGCGCTGAACACGTGGTTTGACTTTCGATCCGCCGACAGCGCCGCGCTGGAGCAAGACCGCCAGCTGCTAGCCATGGTGCCCATGATGGCTGCGTCTGTAGTGGCCCGCGGCGCCACCGACGACGCGCCACCGGTGCTGCTGATGGCCCCGCCACTGGAAGACTTTTTAGCCCAACGCCCTAGCCTGTCCGCCTATGCCTTTGTGGCCCGTGAAGGCAGCGTTCTGGTGGGCGACAGCTGGCTCAGCGGCATGCCACCGGCCACTGGAGAGCCCGAGTTTTCCAGCCAGGAGTTTGACGGCGTGACCTACCGCATCGTCAGCCAGCGTGTGCACACCGTGGCCGGTGACCTGGTGCTGCGCCTGGCCGACGGCTCGGACCCGCGCCAGCAGTGGCTGCGTCTGTTGTGGCTCAAGGTGGGCTTGCCCAACCTGGTGCTGGCGGTGGCGGCCTTTTTTGCGGTGAACTGGGCAGTGCGCCGGGCACTGCGCCCCTTGATCGAGTTGAAAGAGGCGGTGGAGAGCCGTTCGCCCCGGGACCTGTCGGCGCTGGACGCCGAGGGTTCGCCCGACGAGGTGCGCCCGCTGGTGCTGTCGCTGAACCGCCTGTTCGACCTGGTCAACGCCCAGGCCGAGAGCCAGCGCCGCTTTGTGGCAGACGCAGCCCACCAGTTGCGCACACCACTGGCCGGCCTGCAGGCCCAGGTAGAGGCTTGGGCGCAGGCGGTGGGGGCCACCGCAGCCAAGGCCCACCCCGAACATGTCTATATGGAAAATAGCCATCTAGCCCCCGCAGAACTTGAAGGTATCGCTATCACTTTGGAAGCAAGCCAGGTTTTCAAGTTGCGCCAGGCGGTGCGCCGTACCTCACAACTGGCCAACCAGCTGCTGGCCCTGTCACGCGCAGACGCCCGCAGCGCCAACACCCAGGCCATGCAGCGGGTGGACCTGCGCCAACTGTGCGAGATGCTGCTGGAAACCCACCTGGACGCCGCATCCGCCAAGGAAATGGATCTGGGGCTGGAAGCCGTGGACGTGCATGCGACCGGCCACGAATGGCTGCTGCGCGAGCTGCTGGGCAACCTGTTGGACAACGCCATCCGTTACACGCCACGCGGTGGCGCCATCACCCTGCGCTGCGGCTGGGCGCAGGAGCCCGGCATGGATGCTGCCCAGCCCTTTTTGGAGGTGGAAGACAACGGCCCCGGCGTGCCGGTGGCCGAGCGCACCCGCATGCTGGAGCGTTTCTACCGCCTGACCGGTACGCAGGGTGAGGGCAGTGGCCTGGGCCTTGCCATCGCCGAAGAAATCGCCCGCGTGCACCACAGCCATTTGCAGGTGCTGGATGGGCATGGCGGGCGGGGCTTGCGGATGCGGTTGAGCTTGCCGGCATAG
- a CDS encoding type II toxin-antitoxin system Phd/YefM family antitoxin, whose protein sequence is MQTPPTLSPANAWRLQDAKAQFSELVDNAMRGVPQHVTRRGKQAVVVLSEADFEALQRNAAAKQPRGLIEHLLAIPKTPVPYQSKERTVADAEFPRLDLQPREIDFS, encoded by the coding sequence ATGCAAACGCCTCCTACACTATCGCCAGCAAATGCTTGGCGACTGCAAGACGCCAAGGCGCAATTCAGCGAGTTGGTGGACAACGCCATGCGTGGCGTGCCCCAGCACGTCACGCGGCGTGGAAAACAAGCCGTGGTGGTGCTGTCGGAGGCAGATTTCGAGGCACTGCAGAGAAATGCGGCCGCCAAGCAACCCAGGGGCCTGATCGAACACTTGCTGGCCATTCCAAAGACGCCCGTGCCTTATCAGTCCAAAGAGCGCACGGTAGCGGACGCAGAGTTCCCCCGCCTTGACCTGCAGCCACGGGAGATTGACTTTTCATGA
- a CDS encoding type II toxin-antitoxin system VapC family toxin: MILLDTVVLSELRKTKPNANVTNYLKAQAEGTTFLSALSIGEIEAGIERQRGHNPAFADELAQWLVALELQFSQYILPVTPAIAKLWGRLCVQTGNKGIDNLIAATALCHNLSVVTRNTKHFEPTGVRVLNPFDAQ, from the coding sequence ATGATCCTGCTCGATACCGTGGTTCTGTCGGAGTTGCGCAAGACAAAGCCGAATGCCAATGTGACAAACTATCTCAAAGCGCAGGCCGAAGGCACCACATTCCTAAGTGCCTTGTCGATTGGTGAAATTGAAGCTGGCATTGAACGTCAGCGCGGTCACAATCCCGCGTTTGCGGACGAACTGGCGCAATGGTTGGTGGCATTGGAGCTGCAGTTCTCACAGTACATATTGCCGGTGACCCCTGCGATCGCCAAACTATGGGGGCGGCTGTGTGTGCAGACCGGTAACAAGGGGATAGACAACCTGATCGCTGCAACCGCGCTATGCCACAACCTCAGCGTTGTCACGCGCAATACCAAACACTTTGAACCTACGGGTGTTCGGGTGTTGAATCCGTTCGACGCGCAGTAA
- the slmA gene encoding nucleoid occlusion factor SlmA has translation MPDALTQSPEPLEDQAAAGQASDALPAPATTTTRKRPKPGERRVQILQALASMLEQPSGERITTAALAARLDVSEAALYRHFASKAQMFEGLIEFIEQSVFSLVNQIVEREQANADGAADVGQRQAAKLIAMVLQFAEKNPGMARVMVGDALVFENERLIARMNQFFDKIEATLKQCLRDGAASDASATPTVDAQVRASVLAAFVGGRLQRFVRSGYKRLPSENLEASLRVLLG, from the coding sequence ATGCCAGACGCCCTTACCCAGTCCCCTGAGCCATTAGAAGACCAGGCAGCAGCCGGGCAGGCGTCCGACGCGCTGCCTGCGCCCGCCACCACCACCACCCGCAAACGCCCCAAGCCCGGCGAGCGCCGGGTGCAGATCTTGCAGGCCCTGGCCAGCATGCTGGAGCAGCCCAGTGGTGAGCGCATCACCACCGCCGCACTGGCGGCCCGGCTCGATGTCAGTGAGGCGGCCTTGTACCGCCACTTCGCCAGCAAGGCGCAGATGTTTGAAGGCCTGATCGAGTTCATCGAACAAAGCGTGTTCTCGCTGGTCAACCAGATCGTGGAACGTGAGCAGGCAAATGCCGATGGCGCGGCCGATGTGGGCCAGCGCCAGGCCGCCAAACTGATTGCCATGGTGCTGCAGTTCGCCGAGAAAAACCCCGGCATGGCCCGCGTCATGGTGGGGGATGCGCTGGTGTTTGAGAACGAACGCCTGATCGCCCGCATGAACCAGTTCTTCGACAAGATAGAAGCCACGCTCAAGCAGTGCCTGCGCGACGGTGCCGCGTCTGATGCCTCGGCCACGCCCACCGTGGACGCGCAGGTGCGTGCCTCGGTGCTGGCGGCTTTTGTGGGGGGGCGTCTGCAGCGGTTTGTGCGCTCAGGCTACAAACGCCTGCCGTCCGAAAACCTGGAAGCCAGCCTGCGGGTGCTGCTGGGGTAA
- a CDS encoding TetR/AcrR family transcriptional regulator codes for MRKARPAEARAAASAAGKSPSGRALQKGQQTKLAIVDAALSLATQIGLEGLSIGALAEATNMSKSGVFAHFGSREELQISVIHQYFALFERDVFYVAMEQPRGLPRVKALFANWMKLVAEEIQAGCIFISGAVEFDDRPGPVRDALATSVQTWLAAMNRSIVLAKACGDLRADVDEEQMAFEIHGLILALHYEARFLNKPGSIERANKGFENILARYGAKTPSTSKSTT; via the coding sequence ATCCGCAAAGCCCGCCCGGCCGAAGCGCGCGCCGCCGCTTCTGCGGCCGGCAAGTCCCCCTCGGGGCGTGCCCTGCAAAAGGGCCAGCAAACCAAGCTGGCCATTGTGGATGCCGCGCTGAGCCTGGCCACCCAGATTGGCCTGGAAGGCCTGAGCATCGGCGCCCTGGCCGAGGCCACCAATATGAGCAAGTCGGGTGTTTTCGCACACTTTGGCTCGCGGGAAGAACTGCAGATCTCGGTCATCCACCAGTATTTCGCGCTGTTTGAGCGTGACGTGTTTTATGTGGCCATGGAGCAGCCCCGCGGCCTGCCCCGCGTCAAGGCCCTGTTTGCCAACTGGATGAAGCTGGTGGCCGAGGAGATCCAGGCCGGCTGCATCTTCATCAGCGGCGCCGTCGAGTTTGACGACCGCCCCGGCCCCGTGCGCGACGCGCTGGCCACATCCGTACAGACCTGGCTGGCGGCCATGAACCGCTCCATCGTGCTGGCCAAGGCCTGCGGCGACCTGCGTGCCGATGTCGACGAAGAACAAATGGCGTTCGAGATCCACGGCCTGATCCTGGCCCTGCATTACGAAGCCCGTTTCCTGAACAAGCCTGGCTCGATAGAGCGTGCCAACAAAGGCTTTGAAAACATCCTGGCGCGTTACGGTGCCAAGACCCCATCCACTTCCAAATCCACAACCTGA